aatctcaaacgggaaactatgGCTAACTCCATGCAACGACAATTTgagatcaaacaaaataaattgatttactttaaaatataaataaaaaacatactaaataaacaatatactaaacaattataagctcataataaaattaagaacctAGAGTGTGAGACGTGAGTAGCAACGGAGGAGAATCAATTGTACCCACAGTCGGACAACAGGGATACTACGTCAACACtgtcaaaagtttaaaataaattctcatgAAATTGATACATACTAACTCCTAGGATCCAAATTATCTTCTAGTACAAACAATCCAAAATTTCttccatatttttaataatctcaaattcaagattgaaaatataaaaacatacaagcaatccaaaaaaattaaatccagcGGATCCAAAAATAATCCAAATCGTAAAAATAAACATACCAAGGAGCGGTGGATTGAATGGAGGCAATGGCAACGGCACCGAAAGAACCTCCTCGAGCTGCGTGCAGTGGCGGTGGAGGCAGACTGAACAGAATTGCAGTAGCCGTTGGTGATGATTGCTCGAAGAACAAACACGCTGCGGCTCCGGTGGCAGTGCACGACTCCTCAAAGGTGCAGCGACGGTGGTGGttggtcgaagaagaagaagaagccgcgGCGGTGCGGTGCTGCGACGAAACGATGCCCTGGAACGTCGGAGGTGTACGGGATGGTGGGAGCTCTACGTCGGAGGTGTGCGGGACGGTGGCGCAGAGCTGCGCTGGTCGTCGGAGAAGGGCGGAGCAGTGCGGTGGTGGTTtgtcgaagaagaagaagtcgCGGCGCTGGAGCGTCGGGACGGTGGCGCAGAGCTGCGCTGGAGCGTCAGAGGTGCGCCGGAGGTGCGCCGGACGATGGGACCTGTGCGTGACGGTGGTGCTGGTCGTCGGAGAACTGAAGGTTGGCCGGAGAAGACGAACTCGCAGAACAACGGAGAAGATGAAATCGCAGAACAACGAAGGAATTGGGGTTTTTTAACCCTACGAAGggatactgcctcggttattcgaaaccgaggcatattctaCACTTACTGCCTCGGGTAGGctctgaaccgaggcatatattacacttactgcctcggttattacagaaccgaggcatattccttcagtaaaaaaaaaaaaattcaaattagggGTCAACGCAGTGGTCAAAATAATTAAGTGTCTCTACTGCCTCGGTTAAgagagaaccgaggcatattgcatcagtgaaaaaaataaataaattaaattagtggTCAACGCGCtgagtcaaatttttttagctctatatgcctcggttattatgacaaccgaggcataaaagttcaatttaattacaaaactgccaccgcGTGCTTTTATACCGCAGGTCCacatgaaccgaggcatatacagCGCTGTAAAAGCTCTAAAATACACTAGTGTCTTATAAACTTCACTCTCAAATCCACTTTACTATCACCTCcaaattccttaaaaaaaataacataaacttCATTCTCAAATTCATTCAAATCAATCATCTTCCTTTTCTTCAAATCATTTATCTCAAAAGAACACACCCTTAGactatgattaaaataaaaatgtaacataATCCGTATAAGCTATGTTAAATCATATATTTGCATTAAtgattattcataatttttcatttaacaaaCAGTGAAAACTTATTTACCACATTAACAACTATATATacctaataataaaatattaaacaaaattatgtgTTATAAGATAGGACATAGTAAAATATCCATgtcatctaatttttttattataaactctCCAAGCAACTTATAAAACCTAATTTATATTGTTATCTACTCTACaccatttaacatattttaattgaatcatattatttcataatagttaaaataatttaggaaATTTAAGAATCAAAgttaaagtatatttaaatacacatttaaaatatataaatatatatatatatatatataaatatatatatatatatatatatatatatatatatatatatatatatttaaattaaaattgtaatataacaCCAACATTCAAAACCAACAATGTatagataattataatttaaagtaCTAGATTCATGTTTAAGTTTAAAGGAATATATTATTAACCTAGAGAATTTGGAGATGAATATGGTAGTATTATATCTGAATGCATCACTGTTATGCTAACAAACAGAAATTAcctgaaaataaatattggcAGAACTGTAAGAGAGTGTCACTATTGAAGACTCTGCAACTGCAATGATCAccttatgtatatatatacaagaaccattttttttcttggtgGTTCACTCTTCCTTTTTCTCACTAACTAAAATACTGCATCGTGGTTCACTCAATACTCAGAAACTCTATTTTGAGCCAGAAGGAAAAGGTAGTCTGCACAGTATGCATCAAAATAATGAAGTTTCAGTTTTCTTATTCATGACTTCTAAAACTACATCAAACAAAAAACACTCAACTTTTTCCAAGAAACTTACCCCAATGTGAGGGAGGTGTCAAAGGATTGGTCTTCTACATTCGTTATCCTCTAAAATCACAAACAAGAGGAACTGTTAAAAACATCACATACTAATAAAAACACTACTGCTAAGTATCTTTATTGGTAATTCTGATTGAGTTACATTGAAAACAAAAGCAGAGTATACTAGTTTTTTCAGCacttttttcacaaaaatattattttctgtttGGTGTTTAAACCCTTTTATTCCATAAGATTTTGCTGTTAGAAATAACAAAGCTGACATTTTCCTGCGATTTTCTTTTGTAACAGGACCAGAACTTAGAATAACAGTATGAATGAGATTAATACGACAAAATTTGTGGGAAAATAAGAAAACCCTAACGACCTACGAAGCCTAGACAAAGATACGACACGGACACAGAGATACGgctaaattgaaaaacataagaTACGGGACAcgacatgtatatatatatatatatatatatatatatatatatatatatatatatatatatatatatattattttcaaactttcaaCTAACACATGGTCAACTAACATAGAaatgaatctaatttatttatctaatataaaaaaaagtgaaaagtagtgatcatataatacttttttcttatttttataatcataataggaacttatgtgataaatttacaaatttatggatcttttagaaaataattgtatttgtgGTTATTAATATTGTGTTGGAGTCATGTCAAAATCatgttaaagacaaaaaaaaatgtctttaaaATTGGACACTTTACTGATACGTATCGTAGAGTGTCATACGAGTGTCAGTGTCCGATACGTGTCAGACACAGGACACATCCATTGATAAGGCGTGTCCGGACTTCATAGCTAACGACCGAACAATTTTATtggtgaaaataataaaaagtgaaaactAGTTACCTGTTTTATGAGTCGGTTATCTTCCTTGAGTTTGTTTCCCTGCATAGGGAAATGAGAAGTTATAACTGAGCATCATAGAGCCAGAGTGTGGCAGAGATTATTAAGACAACATATAATGCAGAGGATTTATGATAGCAATACAAAACTATATCCGACACTGACAATGAATGAGAATTCTATATACCTTGTGCGTAAGAATACTGATCTCTGCTATAAAATTTTGAACCTGAAAGATGTTGAATGTTAAAGAGTGTAATAAAGAAAAGTGATGAAAGGAGAGGGAATGATGGACCTTGGCTTTATAAACACGGTCCAAGGATGAACCAAGTCGTTCTTCTAATTTCTGCAGTTCCTTTAGGCTCAATCCTTGCAATTCTTCTCCATTCAGTTGTCTAAGATGAAATTGTAAATTTACAATAcatgagaatttaaaaaataaacccTTTCTCTGATGAATTTACAATACACATACCTCATTTCACGACTCCTGTCTTCCACTTGCTTCTTCAAAGAAGTATAATTACTTGTAATCTGTACAATCACCACACAAAGTAGATATGAATTTTGGTTCCTTCAATGTTTTTACCactctttatatatgtaatttttactgaaatattctatttaaaaatcaaaattgttTCTTCCCTATGATCATAAAATCCTTTTCTAGAATAATCAGAATCATAAATATTGATGTTTTTTCAAATCCTTGAATCCACAGTTAAACACCAGtgttgatattaaaaaataaaaccgAAAAAAGTACCTGATCCGTAGGATGTGACTGGTCTAGTTTGTCAAGGTTCAACTCTGaacataaaatatatctttCAGTTATTTTCTGCATActtcaaacaacacaaaaaaggcTTCACGTTAATTTCTTCAGGGGGAGCATTTGCATTACATTATGTTCCTCGTCATGTCTTCTGTTTAAACAATGACATCAAATATCTATCATAAAAGTTTACATAAATATATTCAccttttaattgaaatttacagcaaatgtaTAAAGTACAAATAACACATGTAATACTTCATTCAATCATAAACCACTAATaactcattttttataataactatatCTAATATAACATTTTGTCATTAGTTGATAAccaatctatattttatatccttacataattacttttaaatttgttcCATTGAATAcaatagttttgtttttcgaATCTTATGATATGTTCGGATGAGACAATTTAAGAGATTAATTCATTTgtttagaaaatttgaattctttcaagaaaaattatatgtttggatgaggaaattaaaaagaaattgaaattgaaaatttttaagaaggtatttcaaataactaaaatagaagaaaatttaaaattttcaagttgTAGAATTGCTCATTGcactataagaaaatgtttctaataatcaattttagtgaccaaaagttattagttatggtaaccaatttaaataccaatttaaaaaataaataggtaAAAATCACTATAtaagataaacttttttttacttttataagaactaattaaAAGATGTATCCatccaattttttaattaactaatattgtaaaaatacTATTCTAACGATCTATAGAAATTAAATTCAGATTTAGTTAATCCAAACCTTGCTAGGAATTTGATCATTATGctaatatataaagagagaaaatgaaTACCTTTCTTTAGccattgattaattattttttgtggtTCAGATCTCCAGCCAATAATTAATCTGTTCTTATTCTGTTGTAAGAATTTGTAAAAGCATAGCTTTGAAATTAGATTCTTAGTGACTTTATCCTACTTAATTGAtcttaaaatcatattatatatcaaTATGGTTTATGAGTTCAATTTTGatacactttttaatttttcttttacactCTGAATCCAACATCAAAAAccatatatatagatatataaaccAAGagtttaatgtatttaattctCTTTGAATATAAAAACAGTGATGTGATCTGTAtttcaatcatatatatataactcgACTCAATGACTTAAGTCTAGGGGGACTTGTAGTTACAATATCAATAAAtgactcattaaataaaatattaaaatttcttaataGAGATGACTAATTATGAATGTGTTTTTCAATAATATTGTCTACCATTTTGTACAACTTTGAGTGTCCAATAATTTTAAGTATTCATGGAGACAGTATTGCCTGGGTCAATTACTacgtttaaaatattatttgtttcagAATTTAGAACTTTATTACGATTTCagacataaaaaatactttgaaaaattaaataaaaatatatacttgaattatttaactcttaaataatataaaactataagatatatatatatatatatatatatatatatatatatatatatatatatatatatatatatatatatataaacatttcaAAGCGCGTGTGAATAAAGTATATATTTCATTCATAATTTCATGGGAAAAGTgaagttagaaaaataaaaactactAGTTTATATGAAACTATGATTTATGACATTTTTGCAAAGTTTCTTCATAACATAACaacatttagaagaaaaaaaatattatatcagaaattaaaattaacttatataaaaataaaaaatgatgtaaatgAACTTTTATATACTAGCGtacattaattttaactatGCTACACTAAAGAATACTAATCCACATGTGCACATTATATGATGAATCATGAATGTAGGAATGAAGGTTTAAGGAAagcataattttgttttgagttttttttttctttgatcatGTATAAAGCTAATGCTAAGTTAAAAAACCTTTTTGGTCatactatttatattatatgtaaggAAATAGGTTACAACACCCACATTTTGGTAAACTAGTGTATATAATATCTGttgttttatcataaaaaacgaatgttaaataaaaaaaaggttaaaataaaaaaatattagttgttGTTAGGAATCAAAGTGTGAATCTAAGTTCTACATTTTATGGTTTGCCAgagtgttaaaggtcaggtttgGGGTTCGATACCCACTGACAACAACCTGCCTTGCAAAGTGGGGGACACTTGGAGCGAGGAGTTGGAGTGTATTGGACTGCAGACCTGATACTACTGGGGTGGGCCGGGAGGTGTTATAGAAATAGCAAAAGAAGCTAGGGTGCTTAGGAAGAGGAAAGTACCTTGAACTTGCATAGTCGAAGAGTTTGCCAGCAGGTGAAAAGACTATGAGAGCAATCTCAGCATCGCAGAGAAGAGAAAGCTCACGTGCCTTCTTCAGAAGCCCACTCTTCCTCTTCGAGAATGTCACCTGCCTCGCCGTTACATCCACTATTTTCTTGATCGGTATcttctttctcaccattttcgTCAAAATCAAGAACACCAGAAAATTGTGCCCTATTGCTTCTGAGAGTGAACAAGTTTCAACTGTCACAAATTGTTCTGAGAGATTAAAGAACACGAATAAAGATTCGCAATTTCGGTTTTAAATGTGAACCcgttttcataaaaaagaaagaggGTCACATCACATGTATTCTTGTTttgcaaagaaagaaaagtatgTGTGCTTGAGCCGTACAGAAAAAGGTGAAGAAAATTGATACCTGCCGGAAAATTCTATGTTAAGAAAGTGATGATCGTAGGTTACTTGTTAAGATCTTCACAAAACGGGAAATCGAAGAtcgaaacaaaaaaaaaaaaaaaaagtaaaaccaAAGGCAAAGGAAAAGTCAAAGGAAGTGTGAAAGCAGAAGGAACCTAGATAAATGGGGGTGAAAGAGAAGAGATTAGAAAAAGGGtgggaaaaaaagaagaagaagaaatctAACCTGTGTTTGTCTCGAAAGAAAGAAGACGAAGGGAAGACATGGGCATACAAATCCTTCTTCTAACTTATCTCACCATTTATTATCGTACTCGCTGAAACTGTCACACATCAATTCATAGATTTTTACAAGCTTCTTccacaatttgttttttttttttactacttttggAGGAAATACTTTATCACTCAGCAATTCAATCTTATTATTGAATAGAAACATTTTCTTTCACAGCTCCAAATTAATGTATTGAGAACTGTTTTTAAGATTgtatttaattagttaatatCATAAACATTTTACTCTAGTAATATACAAAACTTGAACTTAGTTGTGTAATTTATGTAAATTGGTTAAATCaagttaaatatttgaaatcaaatttgactttgaaatatttaaagattcttcttggtaaaaaaaattaacagttTCAACCAATtataaccaattataatttaattttaacgaaaaactttataaataattatgaaaatataaattataaattaataattaaatcagaaaaactaattttttatataaaatcattaatGATGTACCAATTCATAAAGCCTAATTCGTGTAATTTGATTGTGTATCATATGTGTGTATTATGATTAAACTATCTCTCtctaaaattgtattaaagttgTTTATGTTGgctttgattaaaaataaaataaaatccaattTAATAGTTAGTTATCTGTGGTCtgtattttgaaaacttttcttAGAATCTAAATAAGAAAGAACGGTGATTTCGATTCAAATTTAGTTAATGGGAATTAAAAATGATGGTTGTTTTCACTTTTATTAATCACTAATAATGTTTGTTCCAACAAAAATAGAATTCTGATCAAGAATATCTTGATGTTAGCTAAAGTTAGATTCCCACAAAACGTTAGACAAAATTtgatcaattaaataattattttttcattaaatgttTGCATCACATCAAATCCAACATGGAGATCAATAGAGTTATCATAAGAAGTGTTTAAGGTCGTTTTATAGGGTGAGAATTATTTcacttatataattaaaattaattttatttttaattgataattacaAGATCTCAAATATACGTTTTACAAAATTCTATCCTTAAAGATAAGGTCTCCTATTCTGAATGGTAGATAAATTTTTATCCTAAAAGATATGGTCCTGTGCTGAATGC
This portion of the Vigna unguiculata cultivar IT97K-499-35 chromosome 6, ASM411807v1, whole genome shotgun sequence genome encodes:
- the LOC114188967 gene encoding MADS-box protein JOINTLESS-like isoform X1, with translation MPMSSLRLLSFETNTVETCSLSEAIGHNFLVFLILTKMVRKKIPIKKIVDVTARQVTFSKRKSGLLKKARELSLLCDAEIALIVFSPAGKLFDYASSSMQKITERYILCSELNLDKLDQSHPTDQITSNYTSLKKQVEDRSREMRQLNGEELQGLSLKELQKLEERLGSSLDRVYKAKVQNFIAEISILTHKGNKLKEDNRLIKQRITNVEDQSFDTSLTLGLPFPSGSK
- the LOC114188967 gene encoding MADS-box protein JOINTLESS-like isoform X3 — its product is MVRKKIPIKKIVDVTARQVTFSKRKSGLLKKARELSLLCDAEIALIVFSPAGKLFDYASSSMQKITERYILCSELNLDKLDQSHPTDQITSNYTSLKKQVEDRSREMRQLNGEELQGLSLKELQKLEERLGSSLDRVYKAKVQNFIAEISILTHKGNKLKEDNRLIKQRITNVEDQSFDTSLTLGLPFPSGSK
- the LOC114188967 gene encoding MADS-box protein JOINTLESS-like isoform X2 gives rise to the protein MPMSSLRLLSFETNTEAIGHNFLVFLILTKMVRKKIPIKKIVDVTARQVTFSKRKSGLLKKARELSLLCDAEIALIVFSPAGKLFDYASSSMQKITERYILCSELNLDKLDQSHPTDQITSNYTSLKKQVEDRSREMRQLNGEELQGLSLKELQKLEERLGSSLDRVYKAKVQNFIAEISILTHKGNKLKEDNRLIKQRITNVEDQSFDTSLTLGLPFPSGSK